A region of the Candidatus Methylomirabilota bacterium genome:
CACGCCCGGCCGCTCTCGAGTTGTCCGCCAGCGGTTGACAGGGCGCCGCCGGCGTCCAGTCATCCTTGCCGCCGGTCAGTATCAGGATGGGCGCCGTGCCCGGCAGCGTGCGGCGTCCGCCGCAGCCGGGGTAGAAGGCGATGAAGCCCCGGAGCGCGATCTCCGGATGCGCGTCTTCCCTCACGGCGGCGGCGAGGACGGTCCAGCCGCCATGCGAGAAGCCGATGGCCGCGATGCGCTGGCCGTCGATAGCCCCGAGCGTCTTCAGATACCTGGCCGCGGCATACACATCGGGGGCCCGCATGGCTCCGGTGAGCGGAGCGGGATCGCCGCAGAGCCGGCGCAGACGCCGCCCCGTGAAGCTATCGAGGGCGAAGGCCGCGTAGCCATTGTGAACGAGCCAGTACGACCATTCCCTGATATTGCGGCCGATGCCGCCGCAACCGTGCAGGAGGATGACGGCCGGGAAGGGGCCGGGGCCGCGCGGGAGAGACAGATCGCCGGAGAGCGTGGCATTCGCGGGCGACGTGACGTCCAGGGAGTGAAATTCCGCGCGCGCGGGCGCGAGCCAGAGCGTGACGAGCATGGCCACCCCGATCCCCGCGCGCCCCGGACTCACGAGTGGCGAGTATAGACCTGGGTTGCTCTGCCCGCCAAGGTTCGGTATGGTCCGTGAGTGATGCGCGCTCTCGTCATTGGCGCCTCGGGACAGGTGGGCGCCTCGCTGCTGTCCGTGTTACGCGCGCGCGGCCACGAGGGGCAGGGCACTCACGGTACGCATCCCGTCCCGGGGCTCGCCCCTCTCGATATCACCGATCACGCCGCCGTCGAGCGCTTGATCGCCTCATCGCGTCCGGACTGGATCTTCTGCCCCGCCGGCCTTTCGCACGTGGACTACTGCGAGGACCATGCCGACGAGGCCTTTGCCATCAACCGCGACGGGGTGCGCGCGGCGGCTCGCGCCGCCGAGGCGACGGGCGCGGGCTTCGTCTTCTACTCGAGCGACTACGTCTTCGACGGCGTGGGCGGGCCCTTCAGCGAGACCGAGGCCCCGCGGCCCCTCTCCGTCTACGGGCGCAGCAAGTGGGAGGGCGAGCAGGCGGTGCTGGCGGCCTGCCGCCGCGCCGTCGTCATCCGCACGAGCGTGGTCTATGGCCCCGAGGGCCAGGAGAAGAACTTCGTCTACCAGTTGATCCGCGCCTGCCGCTCCGGCCAGGGCTTCCGCCCCGCCGTGGATCAGCGCGCGAGCCCGTCCTACAATCCCGATGTCGCCGCGGCCAGCGTGGAGCTGGCCGAGCGTGAGCTGCTAGGCCTCTGGCACGTGGCGGGCTCCGAGACACTCGACCGCTACGCCTTCGCTCTGCTCGTCTGCCGGGAGTTCGCCCTGGACGGCTCCAAGCTCACGCCCGTCAAGACGGCCGAGCTCAGGCAGAGGGCCGCCCGTCCGCTCGACGGAGGGTTGGACGTGCGCAAAGCTCAGGCTTCCCTGCGCACCCCGCTGCGCGGCTCCGCCCAGGGCCTCGCGGCCATGCATCGCGAGATCGGCGGCTGACCTCACGTTGACCATGGTAGAAAGCTGAAGTAGAGTAAGCCCTTGGCTGTCGTCCCGGGACGGTGACCGTAGCTCAATTGGTTAGAGCACTGGACTGTGGCTCCAGGGGTTGAGGGTTCGATTCCCTTCGGTCACCCCAATCTTTGGAACCGGTCGAGCAGATTGCGCGCCCATAGCTCAGCTGGATAGAGCGTTAGCCTCCGGAGCTAAAGGCCAGAGGTTCGAATCCTCTTGGGCGCACCATTTCCGCCGTGGTGG
Encoded here:
- a CDS encoding SDR family oxidoreductase is translated as MRALVIGASGQVGASLLSVLRARGHEGQGTHGTHPVPGLAPLDITDHAAVERLIASSRPDWIFCPAGLSHVDYCEDHADEAFAINRDGVRAAARAAEATGAGFVFYSSDYVFDGVGGPFSETEAPRPLSVYGRSKWEGEQAVLAACRRAVVIRTSVVYGPEGQEKNFVYQLIRACRSGQGFRPAVDQRASPSYNPDVAAASVELAERELLGLWHVAGSETLDRYAFALLVCREFALDGSKLTPVKTAELRQRAARPLDGGLDVRKAQASLRTPLRGSAQGLAAMHREIGG
- a CDS encoding dienelactone hydrolase family protein, with product MSPGRAGIGVAMLVTLWLAPARAEFHSLDVTSPANATLSGDLSLPRGPGPFPAVILLHGCGGIGRNIREWSYWLVHNGYAAFALDSFTGRRLRRLCGDPAPLTGAMRAPDVYAAARYLKTLGAIDGQRIAAIGFSHGGWTVLAAAVREDAHPEIALRGFIAFYPGCGGRRTLPGTAPILILTGGKDDWTPAAPCQPLADNSRAAGRDVTAVIYPEARHHFDGAEVRGIVFVPDARRGKGATIQYDPAAHGDSEKQILRFLKAHLAK